The genome window TGCGCTGACGTTTCATTACCACAAGAATGACGTCAATTACTCGGCGGTCGGCGCTTCGGGAGCGATCAGTGGGGTCGTGTTCGCCTTCTGTCTTTTTGCACCGTTTGCGATGCTGGGGATCATGTTTTTTATCCCCATGCCGGCCATTCTGTTTGCCGTGTTGTACGTGTACGGATCCATCTACATGATGAAACAGGCCCGCCTGCAGGGGCAACCTGGCATCATGGGCCGCATCGCGCACGAGGCGCACCTCGGCGGGGCCATCGGGGGGCTACTCCTCACGATCATCCTCGAGCCCCGCTCGGTCATGATCTTCCTGAACGAAGTGATGTCCGTTATTCGATAACGTCAATTTCGATATTTTTTGGAAAGAAAATAAGGATTTGTCCGTTATTGATACTTGCGCGGGCGGACTTTCAGGCCTATCTTTGAAACTCCTCATGTAGCCTGAGAGCTTTCTGGCAGAAGCAAATCGGTTGCGCACGTCGAATGAGCACTAAACGAC of Rhodothermales bacterium contains these proteins:
- a CDS encoding rhomboid family intramembrane serine protease, translated to MNLLESPITLALLVLNVFVSGYVFFVDPASIERLSFKPRAIVDRKEYYRFLTAGFVHGGFGHLFMNMLTLYFFGPQLEGVLGPVRFLLLYFGSEMAAHALTFHYHKNDVNYSAVGASGAISGVVFAFCLFAPFAMLGIMFFIPMPAILFAVLYVYGSIYMMKQARLQGQPGIMGRIAHEAHLGGAIGGLLLTIILEPRSVMIFLNEVMSVIR